A stretch of the Polyangia bacterium genome encodes the following:
- a CDS encoding MFS transporter: protein MTSHSSAPPAPSVFSPYQKVVIAILAFLQFTIVLDFMILAPLGAILMQTMGITTRQFGAVVSAYAFSAGIAGLLAAGVADRFDRKRMLLFFYTGFVLGTFLCGMATSYQFLLGARIVTGVFGGVIGSISFAIIADLFPLEVRGRVMGTVQSAFAASQVMGIPLGVYLSTHLGW from the coding sequence ATGACGTCTCATTCGTCCGCGCCGCCTGCCCCGTCGGTCTTCTCGCCGTACCAGAAGGTGGTCATCGCCATCCTGGCCTTCCTGCAGTTCACCATCGTCCTCGACTTCATGATCCTGGCGCCGCTGGGGGCGATCCTGATGCAGACGATGGGCATCACCACCCGCCAGTTCGGCGCGGTGGTCTCCGCCTATGCCTTCAGCGCCGGCATCGCGGGCCTGCTGGCGGCGGGCGTCGCCGACCGGTTCGATCGCAAGCGCATGCTGCTGTTTTTCTATACCGGCTTCGTGCTGGGCACGTTCCTGTGCGGGATGGCCACCAGCTATCAGTTCTTGCTGGGCGCGCGCATCGTCACCGGCGTGTTCGGCGGCGTGATCGGTTCGATCAGCTTCGCCATCATCGCCGATCTGTTCCCCCTGGAAGTGCGCGGGCGGGTGATGGGCACCGTGCAAAGCGCCTTCGCCGCCAGCCAGGTGATGGGTATCCCGCTGGGCGTCTATCTGTCCACCCACCTTGGCTGGCA